TCCGATAATCATCCGTACGGCCCTGAAACCCGGTCAAGACTGGAGAACGAAATGCGACTGGCCATGATTGAAACGTCCACCGGCCCGGCGCCGGCGGTGCGCCTTCCGGACGGCCTTTACGCCCCGATTGCCTCGACCGGCCCCTGGGGCGACCTGGATGAGCTGATCCGCTGCGGCGGGCCGGCGCTGGCGCGGGTGCACTCCGCCCTGGAGCGGGGCGACCTGGCGACCCTGCCCGGGGCGAAACTCCTGCGCCCGCTCAGCCGTCCCGAAAAGATCATGTGTATCGGCAAAAACTATCGCGACCACTGCGCCGAGATGAAATCACCCCTGCCGGAGCGGCCGGTCCTGTTCGCCAAGTACCCCAACACCCTGGCCGGGCCGGAGGATGAAATCAGCCTGCCCGCGGTGAGCCGGATGGTGGACTGGGAGGCCGAGCTGGCCGTGGTGATCGGCCGCGCCTGCCGCAACGTGGGGGTGGAGGAGGCCAGGCAGTGCGTGTTCGGCTACACCTGCGCCAACGACCTGACAATGCGGGACGCCCAGAGCCAGGACGGACAGTGGGTGCGGGCCAAAAGCCCGGACGGGTTCTGCCCCCTGGGGCCGGAGCTTGTCACCGCCGATGAGGTCGACAACCCGCAGGCACTGGACATTTCCCTGCGCCTCAACGGTACGGTGATGCAGAGATCGAACACGCGCGAGATGGTGTTCGGCGTGGCCGAGCTGGTGAGCTACCTGTCGCGCACCATGACCCTTCAGCCCGGGGATGTCCTTCTTACCGGCACCCCACCGGGAGTGGGCGCCGGGCGCGACCCGCAGGTGTTCCTCGCCCCCGGCGACCGGGTGGTGGTGGAAATACAGGGTATCGGCGCCCTGGCCAACGTGATGCGCGCCGAGGCGTAATTTGCAGTTTGACCACATACGTCTAAGTGGAAAGAGATCCACAAGATGAATGTTCTTCTTTCGTTTCGGCGAAAGAAGCAAAGCCAGCGGCCGCAAACTCGTCCGCACTACGTCTCTTTTTCGACCGGTAGTGTGCACGAAGCTTTGATTCCGCTGCCGCGTTGAAGCGGCGGCGCTGCCGCGAATCGCCGCCATGCCGTGCGGCATCTGCAAGCCGGGCCGTTTCATTTTCTTTTATACGCTGCCCGTGCTGCAGGCTCAGACATGTGCGGCCCCCAAAAGAACCTGCGGCGGCCTGAGGGCCGCAGGTGGAACGAAGAAGAACCGAACCCCCAAAACAGGCAAGAGGGTATTCTTCCCGGACTTTGAAACCGTATGCAAGGAATCGGATCGGGCCGCTGGACAGCGCGGTACGTAACTTGCGTAGCAAAAAGCCGTCCGTGGCCGAAGCAGCGCAACGGCCTTGACAATTAACATATTTGCTTGCAATTTTTACCTTTAGCGTAAAACCGTTTCCAAAGACGAACGAGGATCGATGCGGTCGGGACAGCGCGAGGAAAACCGGGCCGGGAGCCGTTTGCACCGTGTGCAGTCGGTCCGCCATCTGACCGGCCAGGTCTTTGTCCTGCGCGTGGACCGTCTGGGCGTTCCGGCCGTGGCGGGACAGTGCGCCACCCTGGGCGCCTGGGGCTCGGGCCTCAACCGCGAGTACTCGATGTACGGCGGCCAGGACGAGCCCTGGTTGGATTTCCTGGTGCGCGAGGTGGAGGACGGCCAGGTCTCGCCGCGGCTCAAGCAGCTCGCCCCCGGCGACCCGGTGGAGATGGACGGCCCCTACGGGCGGTTCGTGATCGAGCAGCCCGGGGACCGCTCCCGTCGCTACCTGTTCGTGGCCACGGGCGTGGGGATCGCCCCGTTCCACAGCTACCTGGCCAGTTTTCCCTGGCTGGATTACCATCTGATCCACGGGGTGCGGCTGGCCGATGAGCGCTACGACCGCGACCACTACGACCCCGAGCGCTACACGGCCTGCCTGTCCCTTGAGGCGGGCGGCGATTACCGGGGCCGGGTGACCGATTACCTGCGGGCCCACCCCGCCGACCCGGAGTGCTACTGCTACCTCTGCGGCAACAGCGGGATGGTGGCCGAGGCCAGCGAGATCCTGCGCGGCCAGGGAGTGAACGGCGACCATCTGTTCACCGAGGCCTTTTTCTGAAATTCCGGGCCGGGGCGCAAGTCTCCGGCGGCGTGCGGCGGCAAGCGGATTCCGGTGGTTTCCGGCCCGCCCGCGCGCGGCTCAAATAAATGAGGGAGTTCCCAGATGAAAGTGGCGATTTCATATCCGCCCATAGTCAACGCGCGGGGCCAGGTGGCGATGGTCTCGCAGAACCGCAACGTGCAGTTCTTCAAGAAGCCGACCTACCTGTTGCCGGTGATCCACGCCCAGGCCGCCACCTGGCTGCGCGACCTGGGAGTCGAGGTGCGCTGGGATGACGGGAACTCGCAGGGCAAGAGTTTCGACGAGTGGTACAGCGGGCTGCTGGCCTGGGAGCCAGACATCGTGGTGTTCGAAAGCACCACGCCGGTGATGAAATTCTACTGGCGCCTGACCGACCGTCTGAAGTCCGACCGCCCCAAGACAATCGTGATCATGACCGGGTTCCACTCCATGCGCCGCCCGCAGGAGACCCTGGAGAGAAGCCGCGCGGATGTGGTCCTGCGCAGCAACCATGTGGATTTCGCCCTCAAGCGCCTGGTGCCCTATATCGCCGAGCACGACAAGTGGCGCCTGACCTGCGATATCGAGGGCCTCTGGATCCGCATGGATGACAACGAATTCCGCAGCACCGGCAATTTCCGTCAGGTCGAGCCGCTCGAGAACAGCCCGGACGTGGACCGCGACCTGGTCGGGTGGAAAAATTACGCCTTCGAGAACGGCAATTACCTCCAGACCCCCGGCACCTACGCCACCAGTGTGATCCGCGACTGCATGTTCGGCAAGTGTACGTTCTGCCGGTACAACGGCCCAGACCTCACTTTCAGCATCCGCCCGGTGGAGCAGAGCCTGAACGAGTACCAGCGCCTGGTCGAGCAGTACAAAGTCCGGGAGATTTTCGACGACTCCGGGGTCTGGTACCGCGGCAAGCAGGCCCGCGAGTTCGCCCAGGGAGTCATCGACCGCGGGCTGCACAAGAGCGGGGCCTATTTCGGGTTCAACACCCGTTTCGCCTACCTGGACGAGGAGACGATCAAGCTGCTGGGCAAGGCCAATTTCCGCTTCGTGCTGATCGGGCTGGAGGCGGCCGATGAGGTCACGTTGCGCCGCCTGAACAAGGGCTACCTGCCCAAGCACATCCTGCCCAATCTGGAATTGTTCACCAAGTACGGCCTGCACCCGCACCTGACAATCATGGTCGGCTACCACTGGCAGACCCGCGAGCAGCTCAAGCAGACTGTGGACATGACCCGCGAGATCATGTTCAAGGGCCTGGCCCGCACCCTCCAGGTCACGCTCTGCACGCCGCTCGATTTCACCCCCTACCACCAGGAGTGTATCGACGAGGGGGTGATGCTGACCGAGGACTACGACGATTTCGACATGAGCAAGATCATTGTCAAGACGCCCCTGCCGCACGAGGAATACTACAAGGCCATCCGCGACATGTACGGCGTGGCCCTCGACCCGCGGTTCCTGGCCCGCCAGATGATGTTCCTGGCCTCGGGCCGCAAGCGCGACTGGCAGTTCCTGTTCAGCTACGGCTGGCGGGCGCTGCGGCGGGTGCGTAACCACATTTTCAACCTGACCCAGGCCCACACGGTGATCCCCGGCGCGGGCGGCAACGGCGACGACAGTTGCAAGCCCACGGCGGTGGGCGCCTGCTGAAAAGTTTTTTCCTAAACGGACAACTCGGAAGGCCCGGATTGTATCCGGGCCTTTTTATTACATCCGTATTCATCGCACCCTCGACGCCATCCTGTCCTAATTATAAGCCTAAAAAACCTTTAGAAGACCGGTTCCGAGCGACTACAGCCGCCGTAAGACTTATTTTTATGCCCTGCACCGAGTTAAATCACCTGGAAATAACCTTCCACTTTGGACGAATGCCTGTTAATATAGTGCTAAGACACCCTCGGCGACTGTTGCGGAACCAAACCGGCCGATGTCGGGAAATCTCCGGCGCCGATTTGCATTTTGAATGCATTTTTCCCAAAGCACCGTTTTCTGGCATCGGCCTGCGTAGGGGCAGGCCCCTGTGCCTGCCGTCTTGTATTCGGGCGGCCACAGGGGGCCGCCCCTACAGGATATTCCTTTACCGGCTTGAACGCAGATAAACCCGAAACTTAGTGCCACTAATCCGGAGAATTCACCTCGCCAGCCTGTTTCCCCCTAACGCTTACACCAGAAAAGAAGAGGCCCCCACATGTCCTGTCGCCGTCTGCTTTTCCTGTCCCTGGTCTCCGTGCTCCTCGCGGCCGGCAGCCTGGCCGCCCAGGAGCGGCTGAACGTGTTCCTCTCCTTCGAGGACAAGGGCGAGATCGACGCGCTCAAAGCCTCGCCGGGCGTGCAGCTCGCCCAGTCCACCCAGTTCCCCACCTGGCGCCAGAACTCCATGGAGACCGTTTTCCCCGCCGGCGGCGGCCAGCTCACACTGGCCGGGTTCCCCTCCGACTGGCGCCAGAGCGGCGCGCTGCTCGTTTTCTCGTGGTGCGAGCAGCCCTCCGAGCTGACCCTGGCCCTGGAGGACTCGACCGGGAACACTTTCCGCAAGAGTTTCGGCCTGCGCACCGGGGCCAACCATATCCAGCTCGAGCTGGCCAAAACCCGCGGCCTCAATCTCGGGAAAATGCAAACCCTTCGGCTGGAGTCTCCCGCCGCCGGCAGGATGTATCTGGACTACATCGCCCTCGACCGCTACAACAGTCTGCTGGATGAGCGGGGACGGTTCGATTTCCGCTACAAGACAGAGGTCGAGACGCCGCATTTCAAATGGGGCAACCCGTTGCCCGGCGGGCCGCTGAACGTGTACGCCCTGTGCGGTATCATCGACGGCCGCGGGATTGTGGAGCTGGCCCAGCGCCTGGACCTCAATTTCACCACCACCAGCATGGGCGTGCGGGACGCGATGAACCTGTACGGGTTCGGCGAGTTCTACGAGGAGCGCGGCGGCGGCGCCTCCACCTCCATGACCTATGTGGCCGATGACATCCTCAACGGGCCGGATTATGACGTGATCCTCTGGCCGGGGCTGCGTCCCTGGGAGAGCTACCCCCAGGCCGTGCGCGACCGCATCCGCCACCTGGTGGAGGACGAGGGCAAGGGCCTGGTGCTGTTCTCCCCGGTCTCGGAGGCCGCGGATGGGGCCGGGCTGTGGGACATCTCGCCGCTGGCCGGGGTCGGCGAGCACGTGAATATCTGGCCCGAGGACAAGGTGACCCTGGATTCGGCCCATGTGGACCAGAGCGCCTGGAAAGTGACAAAGGACCATTTCATCACCCGGGGCCTGGCCCTGGACGCTTTCCCGCAGGGCAAGCTTACCGTGATCGCCTCCAGGCCCGCGGGCGAGGTGCTGATCTCCACCGAACGCGGCACCCCGGTGCTGGCCGTGCGCAAGCTGGGCAAGGGCCGCGTGGTGGCGTTCGGCTACAGCCAGCGCGGCATGATCCCCGAGGTGCCGCGGGTCTGGGACACCGGGCTGCAGTACGACTACTGGGAGTACATG
The sequence above is drawn from the bacterium genome and encodes:
- a CDS encoding oxidoreductase; the protein is MRSGQREENRAGSRLHRVQSVRHLTGQVFVLRVDRLGVPAVAGQCATLGAWGSGLNREYSMYGGQDEPWLDFLVREVEDGQVSPRLKQLAPGDPVEMDGPYGRFVIEQPGDRSRRYLFVATGVGIAPFHSYLASFPWLDYHLIHGVRLADERYDRDHYDPERYTACLSLEAGGDYRGRVTDYLRAHPADPECYCYLCGNSGMVAEASEILRGQGVNGDHLFTEAFF
- a CDS encoding B12-binding domain-containing radical SAM protein, whose product is MKVAISYPPIVNARGQVAMVSQNRNVQFFKKPTYLLPVIHAQAATWLRDLGVEVRWDDGNSQGKSFDEWYSGLLAWEPDIVVFESTTPVMKFYWRLTDRLKSDRPKTIVIMTGFHSMRRPQETLERSRADVVLRSNHVDFALKRLVPYIAEHDKWRLTCDIEGLWIRMDDNEFRSTGNFRQVEPLENSPDVDRDLVGWKNYAFENGNYLQTPGTYATSVIRDCMFGKCTFCRYNGPDLTFSIRPVEQSLNEYQRLVEQYKVREIFDDSGVWYRGKQAREFAQGVIDRGLHKSGAYFGFNTRFAYLDEETIKLLGKANFRFVLIGLEAADEVTLRRLNKGYLPKHILPNLELFTKYGLHPHLTIMVGYHWQTREQLKQTVDMTREIMFKGLARTLQVTLCTPLDFTPYHQECIDEGVMLTEDYDDFDMSKIIVKTPLPHEEYYKAIRDMYGVALDPRFLARQMMFLASGRKRDWQFLFSYGWRALRRVRNHIFNLTQAHTVIPGAGGNGDDSCKPTAVGAC
- a CDS encoding fumarylacetoacetate hydrolase family protein, whose amino-acid sequence is MRLAMIETSTGPAPAVRLPDGLYAPIASTGPWGDLDELIRCGGPALARVHSALERGDLATLPGAKLLRPLSRPEKIMCIGKNYRDHCAEMKSPLPERPVLFAKYPNTLAGPEDEISLPAVSRMVDWEAELAVVIGRACRNVGVEEARQCVFGYTCANDLTMRDAQSQDGQWVRAKSPDGFCPLGPELVTADEVDNPQALDISLRLNGTVMQRSNTREMVFGVAELVSYLSRTMTLQPGDVLLTGTPPGVGAGRDPQVFLAPGDRVVVEIQGIGALANVMRAEA